Proteins encoded in a region of the Paenibacillus sp. W2I17 genome:
- a CDS encoding transglutaminase domain-containing protein, which yields MGKNGKRIITILLAGCLIAVALPRTVDLDQLYAASGTSDISTATDLRQTLLTAMSQRTEELVFTYKGNVKGLKKQLQTSIDEAMKSDPYIQYTVKSYAFNYKGSNVSAEVHVTLSYRETKEQTDYVNRKVTNVLKEIIKPGMTDHEKVKVIHDWIVLNLSYDTSLKKYTAYDGLVTGSTVCQGYSLLAYRMLERVGIDNRIVEGTAGGQLHAWNIVNLDGKWYHMDTTWDDPTPDRKGKVSHSYYLLSDDEMARDHIWTGKSKYPAAPAPYREALLKLVKAGDSKKAAYQKLYHALDYSLYDEQDAVKGHAALKTKVQSTLKEGGTSLTFRYKGTEAGLIEDLQDLYQLGMKSISYYVSKMEGTTDLRVKINWTL from the coding sequence ATGGGCAAGAACGGGAAACGTATTATTACCATATTGCTGGCAGGCTGCCTGATTGCTGTAGCGTTGCCACGCACAGTTGATCTGGATCAACTATACGCTGCATCAGGAACCTCAGATATATCCACGGCAACAGATTTGCGCCAGACCTTGCTTACCGCAATGTCACAGCGAACGGAGGAACTTGTTTTTACATACAAAGGCAATGTGAAAGGCCTCAAAAAACAATTACAAACCTCCATCGATGAGGCAATGAAGAGTGACCCCTATATCCAATATACCGTTAAAAGTTATGCATTTAATTATAAAGGCTCCAATGTGTCGGCCGAGGTGCATGTGACTCTCTCCTATCGGGAGACCAAGGAGCAGACCGATTATGTGAATCGTAAAGTCACAAACGTGTTGAAAGAAATCATCAAACCCGGCATGACGGATCATGAGAAGGTCAAGGTCATCCATGACTGGATTGTGCTTAACCTTTCCTACGATACTTCGTTGAAGAAATATACGGCCTACGACGGGCTTGTTACAGGCAGTACCGTATGTCAAGGATACTCATTGCTGGCTTATCGGATGCTGGAGCGAGTAGGTATCGATAACCGGATTGTGGAAGGTACAGCGGGCGGGCAGCTTCATGCCTGGAATATCGTGAACCTGGACGGCAAGTGGTATCACATGGACACCACCTGGGATGACCCTACCCCTGACCGCAAAGGTAAGGTGAGCCACAGCTATTATTTGCTTAGTGATGATGAGATGGCACGTGACCATATCTGGACAGGCAAAAGCAAGTACCCTGCTGCGCCTGCCCCGTATCGGGAAGCTTTACTGAAGCTGGTGAAGGCCGGAGATAGCAAAAAGGCTGCCTATCAGAAGCTGTACCATGCTCTCGACTATTCCCTGTATGATGAACAGGATGCCGTCAAAGGCCATGCTGCGCTGAAGACCAAGGTTCAAAGTACACTGAAGGAAGGCGGAACCTCGCTCACGTTCAGGTACAAGGGTACGGAGGCTGGACTGATTGAAGATTTGCAGGATTTGTACCAACTTGGCATGAAATCGATATCTTATTATGTGTCCAAAATGGAAGGTACTACGGATCTGCGCGTCAAAATTAACTGGACACTATAA
- a CDS encoding glycosyltransferase family 2 protein produces the protein MIVKNEEASLARCLDSVNGIADEIVIVDTGSTDRTRQIASRYTDRIVDFEWVDDFAAARNYAFDQAKSEYILWLDADDVFEPEDRAKLIALKRSLDPDVDSVTMDYNLSFTADGKVAYSLRRNRLVRRDRQFRWIGAVHEYLAVAGNLLHSDIAVTHKKDKEYTDRNLRIYRKREQAGEEFGPRDLYYFGNELKDHGQHEDAVKYYEKFLDTGLGWVEDQIAACQKIADCEAALEHPEQEVTALFRSFAYDLPRAEICCRLGGYFADREDYRKALFWYEQATRAVRPDDPMVVLNEAAWTWMPHLQLCVCYDRMGNRAKAREHNDIALAYHPTHPSMLYNDRYFKDLEKDNVLENA, from the coding sequence ATGATTGTGAAAAATGAAGAAGCTTCCCTTGCCAGATGTCTGGACTCGGTCAACGGGATTGCCGATGAGATTGTAATCGTGGATACCGGATCAACGGATCGTACCCGTCAGATTGCTTCCAGATATACGGATCGTATCGTTGACTTTGAATGGGTGGATGACTTTGCAGCAGCACGCAACTATGCCTTCGATCAGGCAAAGAGTGAATATATTCTGTGGCTGGATGCCGACGATGTGTTCGAACCGGAAGATCGGGCGAAACTGATCGCCTTGAAACGTTCGCTGGACCCGGATGTTGATAGTGTCACGATGGATTACAATCTGTCATTCACAGCAGATGGCAAGGTAGCCTACAGTCTGCGCCGGAATCGTCTGGTGCGTCGGGATCGGCAATTTCGCTGGATTGGCGCGGTGCATGAATATCTGGCTGTAGCGGGCAATCTGCTGCATAGTGATATAGCGGTTACCCATAAGAAAGATAAGGAGTATACCGATCGGAATCTGCGGATCTATCGCAAAAGGGAACAGGCCGGAGAGGAATTCGGGCCGCGTGACTTGTATTATTTCGGTAATGAACTGAAGGACCATGGACAGCATGAGGATGCGGTGAAGTACTATGAGAAGTTTCTGGATACCGGGCTCGGCTGGGTGGAAGATCAGATCGCTGCTTGCCAGAAAATTGCGGATTGTGAAGCTGCACTTGAACATCCGGAACAGGAAGTCACGGCGTTGTTCCGATCATTTGCCTATGATTTGCCAAGAGCCGAGATTTGCTGTCGATTGGGTGGTTATTTTGCCGACCGTGAAGATTATCGCAAGGCCCTGTTCTGGTACGAACAGGCGACTCGTGCTGTACGTCCTGATGATCCTATGGTAGTGCTGAATGAAGCAGCCTGGACCTGGATGCCGCATCTGCAACTATGTGTGTGTTATGACCGGATGGGTAATCGTGCCAAGGCCCGGGAACATAATGATATCGCACTCGCCTATCATCCAACACATCCGAGCATGTTATATAACGATCGATACTTTAAAGATTTGGAGAAGGATAACGTATTGGAAAACGCTTAG
- a CDS encoding bifunctional 4-hydroxy-2-oxoglutarate aldolase/2-dehydro-3-deoxy-phosphogluconate aldolase produces the protein MNLTEVLLESRLVAIVRGISREAAVTAGQGMTGGGIRLMEVTLNTPGAHDIIADWRERHEGKAYVGAGTVLNVQMAKEAVAAGAQFLVSPNVDLSVIEYAVEHGVEIWPGAMTPTEIVAAHEAGARVVKLFPMASLGIPYLREIKAPLNHIPLLATGGATLENIADYYAAGAAAVGLGSALLPREALVAGDHEQIAACARRFVEAAEA, from the coding sequence ATGAATCTGACGGAAGTACTATTGGAGTCGAGGCTGGTTGCGATTGTGCGTGGTATAAGCCGTGAAGCGGCAGTAACAGCTGGACAAGGTATGACAGGTGGCGGCATCCGACTGATGGAAGTCACACTGAACACACCTGGAGCACATGATATTATTGCAGACTGGCGTGAGCGGCATGAAGGAAAGGCTTATGTTGGAGCGGGTACGGTACTGAATGTGCAGATGGCAAAGGAAGCGGTCGCTGCAGGAGCACAATTTCTGGTGTCTCCCAATGTCGATCTGTCTGTCATTGAATATGCTGTAGAACATGGTGTCGAGATCTGGCCTGGAGCCATGACACCAACGGAAATTGTCGCTGCCCATGAAGCGGGAGCACGGGTTGTGAAGTTGTTTCCGATGGCGAGTCTGGGCATACCGTATCTGCGGGAGATCAAAGCTCCACTGAATCATATTCCACTGCTGGCAACAGGTGGTGCCACACTGGAGAATATTGCTGACTACTATGCAGCAGGCGCTGCTGCAGTGGGTCTGGGAAGTGCACTTTTACCACGAGAAGCTCTTGTAGCAGGAGATCATGAGCAGATTGCAGCATGTGCACGGAGATTTGTGGAAGCAGCTGAAGCCTAG
- a CDS encoding alpha/beta hydrolase, translating to MKAKTMIGGMLAVAAVTAGGLWKAAVKSQTPKKIPITLTPPMPFEDVTFDSGGGQVHGWFIPARADIPKPWPLVIIAHGWGSNRSRVLRYARPIWEAGYALFMYDVRSHGASDPVRAASAYLFRDDLLAALQYTTARPEIDADAIGVLGHSLGGLGTILAVTEGIPVSAVITDSMPSQFEVIVSSELRRRRLPLFPLAQLIPRIWFWRLGESLKSYRQRDPVMMLNERRRGMQLPMLMVHSKGDNFIPPSELEYFMSKADPPVEHLWVNSGGHSCSEEDPAFWDTVIPFLKTHVQGQAKLNDSSKASN from the coding sequence GTGAAAGCTAAAACAATGATAGGCGGCATGCTCGCCGTGGCCGCAGTAACGGCAGGTGGATTATGGAAGGCAGCGGTAAAGAGCCAGACACCCAAGAAGATTCCAATCACACTCACACCCCCAATGCCATTTGAGGATGTGACCTTTGACAGTGGGGGAGGTCAGGTGCATGGCTGGTTCATCCCGGCCAGAGCCGACATTCCGAAACCATGGCCGCTCGTTATTATTGCACATGGCTGGGGCTCCAATCGCTCCCGTGTTCTTCGTTACGCACGTCCGATCTGGGAAGCAGGATATGCCTTATTTATGTATGATGTGCGTAGTCATGGGGCCAGTGATCCGGTTCGTGCTGCATCTGCCTACCTGTTCCGGGATGATCTGCTCGCGGCGTTGCAGTATACGACTGCACGACCAGAGATTGATGCGGATGCCATCGGTGTGCTTGGTCATTCTTTGGGGGGATTGGGTACGATTCTTGCAGTGACGGAGGGAATTCCTGTATCAGCAGTGATTACAGACTCGATGCCATCGCAATTTGAGGTAATCGTCAGTTCAGAGCTGAGGCGCCGGCGTTTGCCCTTGTTTCCACTGGCCCAGTTAATTCCGAGAATCTGGTTCTGGCGACTGGGTGAATCTCTGAAATCTTATCGTCAGCGTGATCCGGTGATGATGCTGAATGAACGGCGCAGGGGGATGCAACTGCCGATGCTTATGGTGCACTCCAAGGGAGATAATTTCATTCCCCCGAGTGAGCTTGAATATTTTATGTCCAAAGCCGATCCGCCTGTTGAACATCTATGGGTCAACAGCGGAGGACACAGTTGTTCCGAGGAAGATCCCGCCTTCTGGGACACCGTTATTCCCTTTTTGAAAACCCATGTCCAAGGTCAGGCGAAGTTGAACGATTCGTCTAAAGCGAGTAATTGA
- a CDS encoding collagen binding domain-containing protein: MRKKVSIVIIALLLVMQMMQGWIFTPTMHAQDELTNLPASAISDTASEEGLASSEEVNNVEVAATPEEEGEGNLNQSSLAIAAAGPVITDQLITSVQMYNQEPEDNGNGTIEVKGDKIEDIRPRIQDEVAVVFTWGLADDNHNYSDGSTFTFNLPDKFIIGSQLKGNLDGGVGEYVVNPDGTIIFTFNELIEHAKLEGNFYVWIKFDESKMEDGLKQQIDFSSVGQGIIDVHFANTAVDKLKKSGSANKNNFNSDEIKWTVDFNQGEKAMKNAVLADTFPAELELKGNIEIRELEVQLNGSVKEGPVIKTEPQFPIQLGDTDKAYRVTYTTSVKAPTTAPFTNVEYQNQVALTTDQSEHDETDIGRVRVSFNEPLNKSGQDSAYDPVTQTVTWKVQYNYNQQEIMQTNAWIEDRFDTAKQQLINNSVKVYQVDINASGAASNRTLINPNEYTLEAMGTGFDDGFRLHFKNDITKAYEIEYDTQSIHRVYTNDTITNTVNMYDGTSKTGRRDIQEVIFAKSVKSENFNTKEIEWQIVLNRDLQDMTDIVITDNYEGRHMKLIPGSLQVSGVNKDDFELTTDPADPTYEKGFSLRLKDGVTLSTEHVITYKTSFDPTAGMPTNDEYRNSAKIDWEESDVKQTAITKSAAVKPQDYTIQNGNKKGEYSAKDKKITWTIDVNYNLFDIQDAILKDAYTGDQSFVDGSLKVHELELQGANNVTAVGSEVPLTPGQFQLNPDGKGFVLDLGNMGKMAYRIQYQTSLDGPYSVVGAYANQAVLTDGEGGAIRFNRSASVTPANGGVYVRKTGKQEGTTDKASWTVNINPSQSFIPAGNQLTDTLSENQILLADSLKLYATNLPANNSGNVSAKAGLVDPADYELDVEGNTFTFTFKKDIHTAFILEYQSYINADHGARIENKVEFAGQSSSVIGEGNLSGIKVSLAGAGGGASTGLGKIRIHKVSDTGVPLEGAIFAIYNASGTTLLETLKPTDENGVVESSRNYRLNNLTNGVPYKLKELSAPAGYLVDPEYGSASGKTIEFKDADIAFEIENKKIRQGFELTKVDAVDSAKALKGATFELYSKDGATREKIDELTTGEDGKIAKGGLSPGDYELVEVVAPEFYQLDATPIPFTIVENQTESITLTKSNAMGAGGKLVVTKVNAKDKSVLSGIEFELRDRSNIVIDTKVTDLNGVIEFDGLDYGSYTLVETKAEGFVIEQPETIVSIIKPETQLTIENKKNDRSVKLIKTNAGRTQHLQGAVFELRAQTALMDANGNWEFHKVTGLDEASLTTNQQGEIVLGRLGYQ; this comes from the coding sequence ATGAGGAAAAAAGTGAGCATAGTGATCATTGCTCTGTTACTGGTCATGCAAATGATGCAGGGTTGGATATTTACACCAACAATGCATGCTCAGGATGAATTAACTAATTTGCCAGCCAGTGCAATCAGCGATACAGCATCAGAAGAAGGTTTGGCAAGTTCGGAAGAGGTGAACAACGTTGAGGTTGCTGCCACTCCGGAAGAAGAGGGGGAGGGAAACCTCAACCAGAGCAGTTTAGCAATCGCAGCTGCAGGTCCGGTAATTACAGATCAATTGATTACCAGTGTGCAGATGTACAATCAGGAACCAGAAGACAACGGGAATGGCACGATTGAAGTCAAAGGAGATAAAATCGAGGATATTCGACCACGCATTCAGGATGAGGTGGCTGTAGTCTTTACATGGGGACTTGCAGATGACAACCACAACTACAGCGATGGCTCTACGTTCACCTTTAACTTGCCCGATAAATTCATCATCGGATCGCAGCTTAAGGGTAATCTGGATGGCGGTGTTGGGGAGTATGTGGTGAATCCAGATGGCACAATCATATTTACCTTTAATGAACTGATCGAGCATGCGAAGCTGGAAGGCAACTTTTACGTGTGGATTAAGTTCGATGAGAGCAAGATGGAAGATGGCTTGAAACAACAGATAGACTTTAGTTCCGTAGGGCAGGGCATCATTGATGTGCATTTTGCCAACACAGCCGTAGATAAGTTGAAGAAATCGGGAAGCGCAAACAAAAATAACTTCAACTCGGATGAAATTAAATGGACCGTAGATTTTAACCAAGGCGAGAAGGCTATGAAAAATGCTGTTCTAGCAGACACGTTCCCAGCAGAGCTAGAGCTCAAGGGCAATATCGAAATTCGCGAATTGGAAGTGCAATTGAATGGATCTGTAAAAGAAGGCCCAGTAATTAAAACGGAACCACAGTTTCCAATTCAATTGGGAGACACAGATAAGGCCTATCGTGTAACCTATACGACAAGTGTTAAAGCACCAACCACTGCTCCGTTCACCAATGTGGAGTATCAAAACCAGGTTGCGCTTACAACGGATCAGAGCGAGCACGACGAAACAGATATTGGCCGAGTTCGTGTGAGTTTTAATGAGCCTTTGAACAAGTCAGGGCAAGATAGTGCGTATGATCCGGTGACACAGACGGTCACATGGAAAGTGCAATATAACTACAATCAGCAAGAAATCATGCAAACGAATGCATGGATTGAAGACCGCTTTGATACGGCAAAACAGCAACTGATCAATAATTCCGTCAAAGTGTATCAAGTGGACATTAATGCAAGTGGAGCGGCTTCGAACAGAACACTGATCAATCCAAATGAATACACACTCGAAGCGATGGGTACAGGGTTCGATGATGGCTTCAGATTACATTTTAAGAACGATATTACAAAGGCCTATGAGATCGAATATGATACACAATCCATTCATCGTGTTTATACAAACGACACCATTACGAACACAGTGAACATGTATGATGGTACTTCCAAAACAGGCCGAAGAGACATTCAGGAAGTCATTTTTGCAAAGAGTGTAAAAAGTGAAAACTTCAACACAAAAGAAATTGAATGGCAGATTGTTTTGAACCGTGATTTGCAGGACATGACGGATATCGTCATCACCGACAATTACGAAGGCAGACATATGAAACTGATTCCGGGTAGTCTTCAAGTGAGTGGTGTTAACAAAGACGACTTTGAACTGACTACAGACCCGGCTGATCCAACGTATGAAAAAGGATTCTCACTTCGCTTGAAGGACGGCGTAACGCTCAGTACGGAGCATGTTATTACTTATAAGACAAGCTTCGATCCCACAGCGGGTATGCCAACGAATGATGAATATCGCAACTCAGCCAAGATCGATTGGGAAGAGTCTGATGTAAAACAGACTGCGATTACCAAATCTGCTGCGGTCAAACCGCAAGACTACACGATTCAAAATGGTAACAAAAAGGGTGAATATAGCGCCAAAGATAAAAAGATCACCTGGACAATCGATGTAAACTACAATTTGTTTGATATTCAGGACGCAATCCTTAAGGATGCTTACACTGGAGACCAATCTTTCGTAGACGGCTCATTGAAGGTTCATGAGTTAGAGTTGCAGGGAGCCAATAATGTTACTGCTGTAGGTAGCGAGGTTCCGCTCACACCTGGTCAATTCCAGCTGAACCCGGACGGTAAAGGTTTTGTGTTGGATCTGGGTAACATGGGCAAAATGGCTTATCGCATTCAGTACCAAACAAGTCTGGATGGACCATATTCTGTCGTAGGAGCTTATGCCAACCAGGCTGTTCTGACGGATGGTGAGGGTGGTGCAATACGATTTAATAGATCAGCCAGTGTTACACCTGCCAACGGTGGTGTATACGTGCGCAAAACAGGGAAGCAAGAAGGTACAACGGATAAAGCATCATGGACGGTAAATATCAATCCAAGTCAATCTTTCATTCCTGCGGGTAACCAATTAACAGATACCTTGTCAGAGAACCAGATTTTATTGGCTGATTCATTGAAATTATATGCAACCAATTTACCTGCCAACAATTCAGGCAATGTATCCGCCAAAGCTGGACTTGTTGATCCGGCTGATTATGAATTGGACGTGGAGGGCAATACATTTACCTTCACCTTCAAGAAAGATATCCATACTGCATTCATTTTGGAATATCAGTCTTATATTAATGCCGATCATGGCGCCCGAATTGAGAATAAGGTTGAATTTGCAGGCCAATCTTCCTCGGTAATCGGAGAAGGTAATCTGTCGGGAATCAAAGTTTCCTTGGCTGGAGCAGGTGGAGGAGCCTCTACAGGTCTGGGCAAAATCAGAATTCACAAAGTCAGTGATACAGGAGTTCCGCTGGAGGGTGCAATATTTGCAATCTATAATGCGTCTGGAACTACGCTTCTGGAAACATTGAAACCAACGGACGAGAATGGTGTGGTTGAAAGCTCCAGAAACTATCGATTAAACAATCTAACCAACGGTGTACCTTATAAGTTAAAAGAGTTATCTGCACCGGCAGGATACTTGGTTGATCCTGAATATGGCTCTGCCTCAGGTAAAACGATTGAATTCAAGGATGCGGATATCGCTTTTGAAATTGAAAACAAAAAGATTCGTCAAGGCTTTGAATTAACCAAGGTAGATGCGGTGGACTCAGCCAAGGCACTTAAGGGTGCAACTTTCGAATTGTACTCCAAGGACGGCGCAACGCGAGAGAAAATCGATGAGTTAACGACAGGGGAAGATGGGAAGATCGCCAAAGGTGGACTTTCGCCAGGGGATTATGAGCTGGTAGAAGTCGTGGCACCTGAGTTTTATCAATTGGATGCTACACCAATCCCGTTTACGATTGTAGAGAATCAGACGGAGAGTATTACACTGACGAAGTCGAATGCAATGGGTGCAGGCGGTAAACTTGTCGTTACCAAAGTAAATGCCAAGGATAAGTCCGTATTAAGCGGAATTGAATTCGAATTGCGTGATCGTTCCAACATTGTCATCGATACAAAAGTAACCGACCTAAATGGGGTCATTGAATTCGATGGTTTGGACTATGGTTCATATACGTTGGTAGAGACCAAGGCAGAAGGCTTTGTTATTGAACAGCCGGAGACCATCGTATCTATTATCAAACCGGAAACTCAATTAACCATTGAAAATAAAAAAAATGATCGTTCCGTGAAATTGATTAAAACCAATGCGGGTCGAACTCAGCACCTTCAAGGAGCTGTGTTTGAATTACGGGCCCAAACTGCATTGATGGATGCAAATGGGAATTGGGAGTTCCACAAGGTAACAGGTCTAGATGAAGCTTCACTGACAACCAATCAACAAGGTGAAATAGTACTTGGAAGGCTTGGATATCAATAA
- a CDS encoding LPXTG cell wall anchor domain-containing protein, with protein sequence MEGLDINKYQLVEIKAPNGYMLETTPVPFEITNIQTEAVVVEKTNQAIPVSGGGSSGPYNPGTPTTGVTPDPEKPVTPEPGTPNPSVPGTVVTEPTESGGGTESPTDEESGVVPPTPGDSNGDGTAPPVGDTDAPDGDGALAPPAGTDTEGSQGNGNSASQTNGNSGSQGMLPQTGEESTMAYTAVGMMLMALGSAGFMYFRRRQQLHR encoded by the coding sequence TTGGAAGGCTTGGATATCAATAAATATCAGTTGGTTGAAATAAAAGCACCTAACGGATACATGTTGGAAACAACACCAGTACCATTTGAAATTACGAACATACAAACCGAAGCCGTAGTTGTGGAAAAAACAAATCAGGCTATCCCGGTATCGGGTGGTGGGTCTAGTGGACCTTATAATCCGGGAACACCTACTACGGGTGTAACACCAGATCCAGAGAAACCAGTAACTCCAGAACCAGGAACGCCAAATCCGTCGGTTCCAGGCACGGTTGTAACTGAACCTACAGAGTCTGGGGGAGGAACCGAAAGTCCGACAGATGAAGAATCCGGGGTAGTGCCACCGACACCAGGCGATTCCAACGGTGACGGCACTGCACCTCCAGTTGGGGATACAGATGCACCGGATGGGGATGGTGCACTTGCACCTCCTGCTGGAACGGATACAGAAGGATCACAGGGCAATGGAAATTCTGCATCACAGACAAACGGAAATTCTGGATCTCAGGGAATGCTGCCACAAACAGGTGAAGAGAGCACAATGGCTTACACTGCTGTGGGCATGATGCTGATGGCGTTAGGTAGCGCGGGATTCATGTACTTCCGCCGCAGACAACAGCTTCATCGCTAG
- a CDS encoding S-layer homology domain-containing protein — protein sequence MSLNWKFNLRLKMFATKATTAAMATLLLASQTPGFAGSASAAQAEQLTEATTGENEQLDATSNDVPEGAKISSRQASENILKLFPLLKKATISSARFDSPNSYPPPDYKAWEIGFQITQGNHTSGFSGTVHAGTGEVLSVHLPSDVMDKHVSASDVKLTKAEAEEKAVDLLYQAIPGLKDTEYAPLGDLYSSIEQQSLFGRTEYRYGYQLKHDGLLSDAETVYINVDESGLVTGYSRGTIEAKYPSSKPAASEEKARQQFEEQFDVELAYIAKDRLSSKQGQQYYLAYTPKNISIVPIEANTLERINTLTGKAVDEDSLQQDTKLKGDVTPFVPANGTRVNVQQAANRVATNFDIPKGYKLEHSQLGKGYYSSPNNQVWSLSWSDRSANMSYMFMRDISAQVDAVTGQIYSYTMMQRMGPEMEQEKPAEEKAGKLVTRKQAEKLAMDTVIALVPDATEQFRLANVIEVDDARTFLFQRYLNGIPVKEDTAQVQVLNNGTINEFYTRIAATPEQLPTDVKPAISYEEAKVLYLEEFKLILAYSRYGGYGTNGGQVIPAGVNLAYMPTRNENSIYGNYEALDANTGEWKLLYGDTSSVTKAEPTDILGHVAEAALRNMTQHGVLLADEQGRVFPDRVITRGDWFNYLARAINPNMDLYYSGDGDDKLYADVTPDSPYYKAVRALIDQRWLAGADPEQNLNPQEEMTREELAVLLVRILRYEKLAGFYTLPSDLPNIADASAITSKGAVSLSLKLGLLPSIEGRFMPARKVTVAEASQVLERLAKLQGKTDTFMSGNRLY from the coding sequence TTGAGTTTGAATTGGAAGTTTAATTTACGATTGAAAATGTTCGCAACCAAAGCAACAACCGCAGCGATGGCAACACTGCTGCTTGCTTCGCAAACACCAGGTTTTGCAGGCAGTGCATCAGCCGCGCAAGCAGAGCAGTTGACCGAAGCGACAACGGGGGAAAATGAACAACTAGACGCAACGAGCAATGACGTGCCTGAGGGAGCGAAAATCTCATCCAGGCAAGCCAGTGAAAATATACTGAAATTATTTCCATTGTTAAAAAAAGCAACGATCTCATCTGCACGATTCGATTCACCTAATTCCTATCCACCGCCAGACTACAAGGCATGGGAGATCGGGTTTCAGATTACACAAGGCAATCATACGTCGGGATTCAGTGGAACTGTACATGCAGGCACAGGGGAAGTGTTAAGTGTACATTTGCCGTCGGATGTCATGGATAAACATGTCTCGGCATCGGATGTTAAGCTAACCAAGGCTGAAGCCGAAGAGAAGGCCGTTGACCTGTTGTACCAAGCGATTCCAGGTCTGAAAGATACAGAGTATGCTCCGCTTGGAGATCTGTATTCTTCCATTGAACAACAGTCATTATTCGGCAGAACAGAGTATCGATACGGGTACCAGTTAAAACATGATGGATTGTTATCTGACGCAGAGACAGTCTACATTAATGTGGACGAAAGTGGTTTGGTGACAGGTTACTCACGAGGTACTATCGAAGCCAAGTATCCCTCATCGAAACCGGCAGCTTCAGAAGAGAAGGCCAGACAGCAGTTTGAAGAACAGTTCGATGTGGAACTGGCTTATATCGCCAAAGATCGTCTATCTTCCAAACAGGGTCAGCAGTATTACCTTGCATATACACCAAAAAATATCAGTATCGTTCCGATTGAAGCCAATACGTTGGAACGGATTAATACATTAACAGGTAAAGCTGTAGATGAAGATTCTTTGCAGCAGGATACGAAGTTGAAAGGTGATGTAACTCCTTTTGTTCCGGCCAATGGTACGAGGGTAAATGTTCAGCAGGCCGCCAATCGGGTCGCAACAAACTTTGATATTCCCAAGGGTTATAAGCTGGAACATAGCCAGCTGGGCAAGGGATATTACTCAAGTCCGAACAATCAGGTGTGGAGTCTGAGCTGGAGTGATCGAAGTGCCAATATGTCCTATATGTTCATGCGGGATATCTCGGCACAGGTAGATGCAGTTACCGGGCAGATCTACAGTTATACGATGATGCAACGAATGGGACCGGAGATGGAACAGGAGAAGCCGGCTGAGGAGAAGGCAGGCAAATTGGTAACCCGGAAGCAGGCTGAGAAACTGGCGATGGACACAGTGATTGCGCTAGTTCCAGACGCAACGGAGCAGTTCCGACTGGCTAACGTGATTGAGGTGGATGATGCTCGCACATTTTTGTTCCAGCGTTATCTGAACGGAATTCCGGTTAAGGAAGATACGGCACAAGTACAGGTATTGAACAACGGGACGATTAACGAGTTCTATACACGTATTGCGGCAACGCCTGAACAACTGCCAACAGATGTTAAGCCAGCCATCAGTTATGAAGAGGCCAAGGTACTCTATCTGGAGGAGTTCAAGCTGATCCTAGCATATTCCCGTTATGGCGGATATGGTACGAACGGTGGTCAAGTCATCCCGGCGGGGGTGAACCTTGCTTATATGCCTACACGTAATGAGAATTCGATCTATGGTAACTATGAAGCACTGGATGCGAACACAGGAGAGTGGAAGCTTTTATACGGGGACACAAGCTCTGTAACCAAGGCCGAACCTACGGATATCTTGGGTCATGTGGCCGAAGCAGCTCTACGCAATATGACACAGCATGGCGTATTGCTTGCTGATGAACAGGGACGCGTATTCCCGGATCGTGTGATCACCCGGGGAGATTGGTTTAACTATCTGGCAAGAGCGATTAATCCAAATATGGATCTGTACTACAGTGGTGACGGAGATGACAAGTTATACGCTGATGTGACACCTGACAGCCCGTATTATAAGGCAGTTCGGGCATTAATCGATCAGCGCTGGCTTGCCGGAGCGGACCCTGAACAGAATTTGAATCCACAGGAAGAGATGACACGTGAAGAATTGGCAGTGCTGCTTGTACGTATTTTACGCTATGAGAAGCTGGCCGGATTCTATACGTTGCCATCGGATCTTCCGAACATTGCGGATGCCAGTGCCATTACAAGTAAGGGAGCGGTTTCCCTGAGTTTGAAGCTGGGATTGCTTCCTTCGATTGAAGGACGATTCATGCCTGCACGCAAAGTGACGGTAGCTGAAGCGTCACAAGTATTGGAACGGCTTGCCAAGCTTCAAGGTAAGACAGATACGTTTATGAGTGGTAATCGCCTGTATTAG